From the Sphingomonas brevis genome, the window GGCGAGGACGGCGGCGAGCCGCTACGGATCACCCATGCCCAGCTGATCACCGTGATCCGCCAACGGACCGAGCAGATCACCAACGAGATTGAGGCGGCGCTGAAGGGCCTCGGTTTCTCCGGGCCGGTCGGGCGGCAGGTCGTGCTGACCGGCGGCGGCGCCGAACTTAAGAATATCGCAGACTATATGCAGGGCGTGCTCGGCCGAGCAGTGCGTGTCGGACGCCCAAGGACGATTACGGGGTTGCCGGAAGCGCATAGCGGCCCGGCATTTTCGACCCTGGTCGGGCTGGCGATGCTGGCCGGTGCAGGGAGCGGCGACATTCGCGACCTGGCGATGGGCGCCGCGCGCGAGCGCAAGCCGGCAACCGGTATGGTCGGCCGCCTGATTGCAGCAATGCGAGGTGGCTTCTAGAGTCTCGAAACGCGGGGGGCATCGATGGCGACGGTTGCGACTACAACGGCACGGCCGGCTACCCTGGCGCTAGTCCTGCTGATCGGCCTGGCGATCCTCCTCAACTATATCGACCGGGGGGCAATCGCGATCGCTTCGCCGGTGCTCAAACCGGAACTCGGCCTTAGCAACACCGAATATGGCTATGCGGTGTCGGCCTTCTTCTGGACTTATGTGCCGATCCAATTCTTCATCGGCTGGGCCTGCGACCGCTGGTGTGTCTACCGGCTGATCGCCATCGGCATCGCCGTCTGGGCGCTTAGCACGCTGGCCATGGGCCTGGTGGGCGGCCTGCTGTCGCTGGTCATATTTCGGCTGTTTCTCGGTCTTGGGGAAAGCATCACTTTTCCCGGAGCGTCTAAAGTTATCGCCCGCCACGTCGCGCCTGAAAATAGGGGGCTGGCAAATAGTGTTGTGGCAGCGGGGATCGCGCTGGGTCCGGTGGTTGGCACGTTTGCCGGTGGATTGATGGTCGCATCCTATGGGTGGCGGCCAATGTTCGTGGTTTTCGGCCTGATCACCCTGTTGTGGGTTATTCCCTGGCTGCTGACAGCCCGGCGATTGCCGACCTTTGCCCCGGCCGGCCGCGAACCGCCGGTGCCGATAAGGATCACCGCCCGAACCAAGGAGGTATGGGCGATGGGCATCGGCCATTTCGGCGCGACCTACCCGCTCTACTTCATCATTATCTGGGTGCCGCTGTACCTGACCAAGACGCGCGGCTTTTCAATCACCGACATGACCTACCTGGCGACGCTCGGCTTCATTGCGCAGGCGTTGAGCGCTGTCGGGCAAGGCTGGCTGTCCGATCGATTGGTCCGCGCCGGCCGCGACGAGGCCCTGGTCCGACGAACGCTGATGGTCGGCGGCAACGTGATGATGGCGGTATCGATCCTGGCGCTGATGCAAGCGGAGGACGCAGCAACGATCGGCTTATGGCTGGTCATATTCGGCGCGGCGGCGGCAACCGGCGGGGTGAACCTATACGCCATCGCCCAGATATTCGCCGGCCCGCGGGCGTCGGGTACGTTCATCGGCATTCAGAACGGCCTCGGCAACGTACCCGGGATCATCATGCCGATCGTCACCGGCCTGATCATCGACTGGACGGGTTCCTATGACAACGCCTTCAAGTTGACGGCAGCTGTCTGCGCGGCAGCGGCGCTTTGGTGGCTAATCGGCGTCCCCAAGATCCGCCGAGTAATTCCGGACTAATATTAACGTTAACGGCGAGTAGCCGCATGGCCGGCATGCCCCCAGCATGCTGGAACGGCTGTTGGATTTTCTTGCCTGTCCCATATTGAATCATGGTGAGTCTATAGGGGCACAATCCACGAGTTTTTTCGTTGTCCGTTAACTTTTCCGCTTGTCGCGAGACTCGCAATGATTCATGGATTCTCGTTGACGGTTCAACGCGCTAGCAGCGCAGGGGGAGGGGTTAGTCCATGAGCATTGATTTCATCCGGCCGGAAGTTGACGAACTTCGCCCGAGGATCAGTGTCATTGGTGTCGGAGGCGCCGGCGGCAACGCAATCGCCAACATGATCCGCTCCGACGTCCAGGGCGTCGAGTTCCTGGTCGCCAATACCGACGCGCAGGCGCTCAATGCGTCGGCTGCCGACCGCCGCATCCAGCTTGGGCTCAAGATTACCCAGGGGTTGGGCGCGGGCTCG encodes:
- a CDS encoding MFS transporter gives rise to the protein MATVATTTARPATLALVLLIGLAILLNYIDRGAIAIASPVLKPELGLSNTEYGYAVSAFFWTYVPIQFFIGWACDRWCVYRLIAIGIAVWALSTLAMGLVGGLLSLVIFRLFLGLGESITFPGASKVIARHVAPENRGLANSVVAAGIALGPVVGTFAGGLMVASYGWRPMFVVFGLITLLWVIPWLLTARRLPTFAPAGREPPVPIRITARTKEVWAMGIGHFGATYPLYFIIIWVPLYLTKTRGFSITDMTYLATLGFIAQALSAVGQGWLSDRLVRAGRDEALVRRTLMVGGNVMMAVSILALMQAEDAATIGLWLVIFGAAAATGGVNLYAIAQIFAGPRASGTFIGIQNGLGNVPGIIMPIVTGLIIDWTGSYDNAFKLTAAVCAAAALWWLIGVPKIRRVIPD